The Arachis hypogaea cultivar Tifrunner chromosome 19, arahy.Tifrunner.gnm2.J5K5, whole genome shotgun sequence genome has a window encoding:
- the LOC112776736 gene encoding phosphoenolpyruvate carboxylase kinase 1: MCSSLKGQYEISEEIGRGRFGTIYRCYDVVSGEVYACKVIDKSILADETDQQCILNEPKLMSLLTPHPNILTIHNAFEDDRSLSLILDLCLPLTLLDRLTASTVTPFPNACHVITQLLEAVSHCHRSGIAHRDLKPENILFDSRDILKLADFGSAEWFAGDGGGLMSGVVGTPYYVAPEVLMGREYDEKVDVWSCGVILYMMLAGAPPFYGDSAVEIFESVLRGNLRFPPRLFRNVSPAAKDLLRKMICKDPSRRISAEQALRHSWILRGGESEAAELT; encoded by the exons atgTGTTCATCGCTGAAGGGGCAATACGAGATAAGCGAAGAAATAGGGAGAGGGCGTTTCGGCACAATATACCGGTGCTACGACGTCGTTTCAGGAGAAGTATACGCCTGCAAAGTAATCGACAAATCAATCCTAGCAGACGAAACGGACCAGCAGTGTATACTGAACGAACCGAAGCTGATGTCACTCCTAACCCCTCACCCTAACATCCTCACTATCCACAACGCCTTCGAAGACGaccgctctctctctctcatcctcGACCTCTGCCTTCCCCTCACCCTCCTCGACCGCCTAACTGCCTCAACTGTCACTCCATTCCCCAACGCCTGCCACGTCATCACGCAGCTTCTAGAAGCCGTTTCTCACTGCCACCGCAGCGGCATCGCGCATCGCGACTTGAAGCCCGAGAATATTCTCTTTGATTCCAGAGACATCTTGAAGCTCGCCGACTTTGGCTCCGCCGAGTGGTTCGCCGGCGATGGCGGGGGTCTGATGAGCGGTGTGGTGGGGACGCCGTATTACGTGGCGCCGGAAGTATTGATGGGGAGGGAGTATGATGAGAAAGTTGATGTGTGGAGCTGTGGAGTTATACTTTACATGATGTTGGCCGGTGCGCCGCCGTTTTACGGTGATTCCGCCGTCGAGATTTTCGAGTCTGTTCTTCGAGGGAACTTGAGGTTTCCGCCGAGGCTCTTCCGGAATGTGTCGCCGGCCGCCAAGGATTTGTTGCGGAAGATGATATGTAAGGACCCTTCTAGGAGGATCTCCGCCGAACAAGCCTTGA GGCACTCATGGATCTTGAGGGGAGGTGAGAGTGAGGCAGCTGAACTAACTTGA